The following are from one region of the Camelus dromedarius isolate mCamDro1 chromosome 16, mCamDro1.pat, whole genome shotgun sequence genome:
- the HROB gene encoding homologous recombination OB-fold protein, producing MTCSLQKLFAVEEEFEDEDFLSAVEDAENQFARSRPVNTGCLRPVSSRPQDAGQAQAPRQLLPCPAAPSEALGLPALGLHLPTSSMPRAVGGPPSTGTAPLGPVFSPSIWTKNQRRVTLTEVLKEPARPQSSASHPQLTLESKQQVIGGFEGPEQDEFDEVLASMELEGPNMELELGVSREATWQREDSTLAKKARVADLSRSCQKGPMPATHITGVVSAQGEPPDPVVHWETPQPHLRPGTTGSLPVPTASMVCAQQPHWEVSPRGAALRAPQPLHAAGRPVHSSPQTRFPGQPFQSANTCLSGKPHFPRPRTPNSSCATPSRTISGLFPRGPLQTQAPASPVVSPVRTPKGPRPSLVPQAALQTPVVTNHLVRLVTAASRTPQQPTHPITCAKTRRFPGPAGLLPHQHSGKNLDDIMVSTPQTPTHGALAKFQTEIVTSSQASVEEDFGRGPWLTMKSALGLDERDPTCFLYTYSIIMVLRKAALKQLPRNKVPTMAVMIKSLTRSTMDASVVFKDPTGEMQGTVHRLLLETRQNELKPGSVLLLKQIGVFSPSLRNHYLNVTPNNLVHIYSPDPGDGNFLKPSQPFPKDPGSFHDSLQHETAKPGKGLRTAQNPEAGASPEKELPEADDLDGLLSELPEDFFCGTSSWERPKAGHPP from the exons ATG acCTGCAGTCTGCAGAAGCTGTTTGCTGTGGAAGAGGAGTTTGAAGATGAG GATTTCTTGTCTGCCGTGGAAGATGCAGAGAACCAGTTTGCTCGCTCACGGCCTGTGAATACGGGGTGCCTGAGACCTGTCTCTTCCCGGCCACAGGATGCTGGGCAGGCACAGGCTCCCAGGCAGCTGCTGCCATGCCCTGCTGCTCCTTCAGAGGCCTTGGGCCTGCCAGCTCTGGGACTCCACCTCCCTACCTCCAGCATGCCCAGGGCGGTCGGGGGTCCACCTTCCACAGGAACAGCTCCCCTCGGGCCTGTCTTTTCGCCCAGCATCTGGACTAAGAATCAGAGAAGAGTGACCCTGACAGAAGTGCTCAAAGAGCCAGCCAGACCCCAGTCCtcagcctcccacccccagctcactTTAGAGAGCAAACAGCAGGTGATTGGTGGCTTTGAGGGGCCTGAACAAGATGAATTTGATGAAGTCCTGGCAAGCATGGAGCTCGAGGGGCCCAACATGGAGCTGGAACTTGGAGTTAGCAGAGAGGCCACCTGGCAGCGGGAGGACTCAACACTGGCTAAAAAGGCCCGGGTAGCTGATCTGAGCAGATCTTGCCAGAAGGGGCCCATGCCTGCCACCCACATAACTGGTGTTGTATCAGCCCAGGGTGAGCCTCCAGATCCCGTTGTCCACTGGGAGACGCCACAGCCTCACCTGAGACCTGGTACCACGGGTAGCCTTCCTGTCCCAACTGCTTCAATGGTTTGTGCTCAGCAACCCCACTGGGAGGTCTCTCCCAGAGGTGCCGCTCTTCGAGCACCCCAGCCTCTCCATGCTGCTGGCAGGCCTGTTCATAGCAGCCCTCAAACTCGTTTCCCTGGTCAGCCATTCCAGTCTGCAAACACCTGCTTAAGTGGCAAACCTCATTTTCCCAGACCACGAACTCCCAACTCAAGCTGTGCTACTCCCTCAAGGACCATCTCTGGATTATTTCCTCGGGGGCCCTTACAAACCCAAGCTCCAGCATCTCCTGTCGTGTCTCCTGTCCGTACCCCAAAGGGCCCTCGTCCCTCCCTGGTCCCTCAAGCAGCTCTGCAGACGCCAGTAGTCACCAACCACCTGGTGCGGCTGGTCACTGCTGCCAGCCGGACACCCCAGCAGCCCACCCACCCCATCACCTGTGCCAAAACGCGCCGCTTTCCTGGCCCAGCAGGGCTCCTGCCTCACCAG CACAGTGGGAAAAATCTGGACGACATCATGGTTTCCACGCCCCAGACTCCAACTCACGGTGCTCTGGCTAAATTCCAGACAGAG ATTGTTACTAGTTCCCAGGCATCGGTGGAAGAAGATTTTGGACGAGGACCCTGGCTGACCATGAAATCTGCTCTGGGCCTGGATGAGAGAGACCCCACCTGTTTCCTCTATACCTACAGCATCATCATGGTGCTGCGGAAG GCAGCCCTGAAGCAGCTTCCCAGGAATAAGGTCCCCACCATGGCGGTGATGATCAAGTCCCTGACTCGGAGCACAATGGACGCCAGTGTGGTTTTCAAGGACCCCACGG GAGAGATGCAGGGCACGGTGCACAGGTTGCTGCTGGAGACGCGCCAGAATGAGCTGAAGCCTGGCTCAGTGCTGCTGCTAAAACAG ATTGGAGTGTTTTCTCCTTCACTCCGAAATCACTACCTCAATGTGACACCCAACAACCTGGTCCACATTTACAGTCCAGATCCTGGGGATGGGAACTTCCTCAAGCCATCTCAGCCCTTCCCCAAG GATCCAGGAAGCTTCCATGACAGCCTCCAGCACGAGACTGCGAAGCCTGGGAAAGGCCTCAGGACAGCACAGAACCCAGAGGCAGGGGCATCCCCTGAGAAAGAACTCCCAGAGGCAG ATGACCTGGATGGACTCCTGAGTGAGCTCCCGGAGGACTTCTTCTGTGGGACCAGCAGTTGGGAGCGTCCCAAGGCCGGGCACCCACCATGA
- the ASB16 gene encoding ankyrin repeat and SOCS box protein 16, with protein sequence MAKETFPFTSSTLRSLRLQREWLEWEDRRRAAAQQCRSQRRPASSRAGLTRPRRSCRDPAVHNALFSGDLQQIQALFQDEDAANMIVETVSNQLAWSAEQGFWVLTPKAKHTAPLTIAAARGYTDCARYLIRQGAELDARVGGRAALHEACARAQSDCVRLLLTFGAKVNVLSEEGTTPLHLCTAPESLQCAKMLLKAGATVNLAAGESEVTPLHVAAVHGLEEHVALYLEHGADVNLRTSQGETALNAACAGAEGLDSRRQHQATARRLLEAGADARAAGRKRHTPLHNACANGCGGLAELLLRHGASAAVPNEAGHTPMDLALQAVQDAPSWEPEVLFAALLDYGAQPVRPEMLRHCANFPRALEVLLNAYPCVPSCDTWVEAVFPELWQEHEAFYSSALRMVNQPRRLQHLARLAVRAQLGSRCRQAATCLPLPLVLKDYLLLRVEGRIQ encoded by the exons ATGGCAAAGGAGACCTTCCCCTTCACCTCCTCCACACTGCGCTCTCTCCGCCTGCAGCGGGAGTGGTTGGAATGGGAGGACCGGCGTCGGGCCGCAGCCCAGCAGTGCCGGAGCCAAAGGCGCCCGGCAAGTTCCCGGGCCGGCCTGACTAGGCCGCGCCGCTCCTGCCGCGACCCAGCTGTGCACAATGCCCTGTTCTCCGGCGACCTGCAACAGATCCAAGCCCTGTTCCAAGATGAAGACGCTGCCAACATGATTGTGGAGACTGTGAGCAACCAGCTGGCCTGGTCAGCTGAACAGG GGTTCTGGGTGCTGACCCCAAAGGCCAAGCATACGGCACCCCTCACCATCGCCGCAGCCCGAGGCTACACCGACTGTGCCCGCTACCTGATCAGACAGGGAGCTGAGCTGGATGCCCGTGTTGGGGGCCGAGCAGCCTTGCACGAAGCCTGTGCCCGGGCCCAGTCTGACTGTGTGCGGCTGCTGCTGACCTTCGGTGCCAAGGTCAACGTGCTGTCTGAGGAGGGCACAACCCCCTTGCACCTCTGCACAGCTCCGGAGTCCTTGCA GTGCGCCAAGATGCTGCTGAAGGCAGGAGCGACCGTGAACTTGGCAGCGGGGGAGAGTGAGGTGACACCCCTGCATGTGGCGGCGGTGCATGGCCTGGAGGAGCACGTGGCTCTCTACCTGGAGCACGGTGCCGACGTGAACCTGCGCACCAGCCAGGGTGAGACAGCCCTGAACGCCGCATGTGCAGGGGCCGAGGGCCTGGACAGCCGCCGGCAGCACCAGGCCACTGCGCGCCGGCTCCTGGAGGCCGGGGCTGATGCCCGGGCGGCTGGGCGCAAGCGCCACACGCCACTGCACAATGCCTGTGCCAACGGCTGTGGGGGCCTGGCCGAGTTGCTGCTGCGCCACGGGGCCTCTGCCGCAGTCCCCAACGAGGCGGGCCACACACCCATGGACCTCGCGCTGCAGGCCGTCCAGGACGCCCCCAGCTGGGAGCCCGAGGTCCTCTTTGCTGCGCTGCTGGACTATGGGGCCCAGCCTGTGCGCCCTGAG ATGCTGAGACACTGTGCCAACTTCCCTCGGGCCCTGGAAGTCCTGCTTAACGCCTACCCTTGTGTCCCATCCTGTGATACCTGGGTCGAGGCAGTGTTCCCAGAGCTGTGGCAG GAGCATGAAGCCTTCTACAGCTCAGCCCTGCGCATGGTGAACCAGCCGAGGCGGCTGCAGCACCTGGCCCGGCTGGCTGTGCGTGCTCAGTTGGGTAGCCGCTGCCGACAGGCCGCCACCTGCCTCCCGCTGCCCCTGGTCCTCAAGGACTACCTGCTGCTGCGTGTGGAGGGGCGTATCCAGTGA